GAAACGCatttctgtgtgtgtgcgtgcgcgtgcatgCATTCGTGCGTCTGCGTATGTGTGTGTTTCCAAGACTCGTTTGGCACTTCACTAGCAACAGCTAGTCACACAGCTTCCGGAAGTCCTCAAGACTAAAGCACACAAAAGCGGATTAGACAAATTTCCGCACTGCATCTGGTCCACAAACATGGTCGTGAACGCAGTGGGGAGAAATAAGTAAATATAAGAAACTACTAATCTCGAAACTCATACTGATAcagggtgccaaaagaaaagccAGACGTGAAAAAAGGCGCCAAGATGGGGGGAAACCCATAAGACGAGCTCTCGTAAACCATTTCTGCAAACAAATTATCATATATGGAAAATGCGCATAGCAGTGGTAGACATCCCTCTTAATCGGCCAGTCCGTAAACATGCTATACGCGAAGATGCGACACTACAGAGCACTGCAAAGAGTGCCTTAAGCGGTGACTGAGGGCTGCAGTTCAAAATACGGGCCAGTGACTTGGATGAATAGCGATGGACACGGGATCTGAATGAACGCGTTTGATGGTAATTCCACAGTGTGACGGACATGGTTGTCGTATATAGCCTAGAATGATTCCAGAGGCATGTTTACACACCTCTAAGGCACACAGGAAACTGAAGAAAAGTGTTAAGTGGGGCAAGTACCAGCTGGGATCCACACGCGATGGTGCCAAGCATGGCGGTAAGACAAGAGCGCTGTCCTCAGCGCCCTAAAACTGGAGCTGGTAGCCGGTGTATGATATCGCCAGGCGGCGCCAGGGGCTCAGTGTCACCTCTACCTTAGCTATACCGTGCGCAGATTTAAATGCGGCGTTTATTTCCTGGCTGAGATGCAGGCAGTTGACGGCGCGCGAAAATCGACAAAGCAATGATTTTCCAAGCCAGAAGAATACACGTTTATACAATATGGCTTGTTTCTTCTCGAGAAGGTGCCCCAAAATAAGATGTAGTCCTTCCTTAAATGTCGCTTGAAAAAATTGTAACAGACACGGCTGGGTACTGAACCCACGTTCTCAAGCCCAGCAGAAGGCCATGGTCGCTTAGGCACCACTGAAGAGTGGTGCCGGCTCCGATAGCCTAAGGCGCTCACCTGGGAACGGTGGTTGCACCCTCTGCAGCCTACGTGGACGATGCGCCGTCAAGAGCAGCCTTGTAACCGCAGGGACCAGGCTAGCGTGCGATGTCGTCGGACGGGGGAAGCAAGTGCAGCTCGGCCAAGAAGAGAAGCACTGGAGTCCTCGGAAGGGCGGCAGGTGGGGCTTGCAGAGGGAGCCGTTAAGGTCACAGGAACCAGACAGCTCGAGCGACGGGGACTGAATGAGCTTTGGCACGGACAGGATCGCGAGATCACCTGCCTCCTCTTCTTCTGATCGCCGTTTGCTTGCGATGAgaagcgcaggtatattttcttTTTGAAAATTCGTTATTGCCTGAGAGAACAAAGGGGGTGTGCAACACAGAGATGAAAACGATGTTTAAATATATCCGAAAACTTGCctgcggtttagcattgctgagcACAAATATCGTACGAAAGGCCAGTTTCTCAACCTCCGCCGCGCACCTAGAAGCGCAtttgaggtgtccactcacccagggagccagttatggccatcttcaactttttcatcattGCCAATTTACACAATGTAtaccggcggcctatgctccctGCAGTGCCGCGTTTCAGCAGCAATGCTGTCGACGCATACGCGTTTTGTTCTAGTGCCGTGTCTCTGGCGCAACATTCTttatgccaacgcatgcagagcacatctctctttcactaccgccacatagatCAAAGCTCCactattagtttgatagtagtattagttgatgaagaaagCGATGTGCAAATCAGAGTGCGAGAGTGTGttccagtttaacacgaagcgtgacCGCCCGCTTCGGCAGCCTTGAGATATCATTTTTTATGACATTGGCTTAGGCAGCAATTGCCGTTATTTTCTCACGTGGGTAGTCAATTCCGGAAGCACGTAGTGTTGCTTgtgtaaaaaagaaaacacaaacacGTGGCACAAGTAATACATGAAAAATTTCGGACCTTTGGTCCACATGAATACAAACAGTTCGCAAGGACTAATGTAAACATGCCATTAAGTATTGTAAAGAAAATTTCGGGCCTTCCATAgggctccagaaaaaaaaaagaattttcagaATTATAAAGAGGGCAGATTTTGGTTGCAGCATGGAATATTTTGTTTTCGTTACCACATAATACGAAAGGGAAACACGGCGCCCCTGACTCCGGAAAAAGTCCGGCTCTTCTGTAAAACAGGAAAGATAAGATTGCTACAAATGCTTATATAAAGGAAATAAAAGGGATAGGTAGGTTAGGCATAGTGCCATCACCTATCCTACGTGGACGACAAATCACCACCATCTTCTTCATTAGCCTAACTATGTGACTCCAGGACGAACACCTGCTCCGTATTCTAGAATTAacactgtcctgtgccagccacGGCCACCTTGACCCCGCCACATCTTTATCTCATCAGCCCCCTGTTAAACATGCCTTCTCTTAGGATCCAgttcgttacccttaatgaccattgGTTTTGATCCGCCCAAGTGGCTAATTGATAaaagcgctcggctgctgaccccaaagacgtgGGTCAGATCCTGGCCGCGGCCTTCGAATTTCGATTGGGCTCTAacttccagaggcccgtgtattgtgcgatgtcagtgcacgttaaagaacctcaggtggtggaaactgtccggagcccttcagtacggcgtccctcactgcGTAagccgctttgagacgttaaaccccaataaaccagaccaattttatattttcattacgtgccctgcccaaagCGATTTGTTGTTGTATCAAATGAATCGGAAAACATAAATAACTGCTgcgaggggcgggggggggggggggtagccaaGAGACCTTTACGCTATCGCCGTATCCTAATATCCCGTGTTTAAAAATGCCAGCGTCTCAGGCTGTGCTTTCAATGTCATTGTATTCATGAAATAACTTTAGTGTGCAAATCAGTCCGAAAACAAGAGAACGTGGTCTCATGCACGTGCTTGCCCAAATTCGAACGCGGGGCCAGTGTAGTCAACGTAAAGCGCTGTAAACACAGGGACGTAAGAAAGACGACGGAAGCGCCATTGTAGTGGTGGTAAAAAGAGGCGCATGAAAGCACCATCTTGCGAGCATGTCGAAAATCACACAACACGGCGGGGGATTTGAGCCTGCATCCAGCAGTCAGCTTTAGTGCGGATGAAATCAGCTAAAACATATATTTCTACTGTATTGTAATGGGTAGTACTAATTAGGTGATCTTCAAACTTTTCAAAATGTATTTTATTATATCTGCAACTCGTTCAGTACACTACGGTTCCTTGAGGGCTTGCACAATCCTCGGCACGAACAGTTGTTCCCAGGAATCTTCCATGGCTGCGAGTGCGAGATGCCTCAAGAAGCCAGCAGTCGCCTTGGTCTTGTCTCTATTGGGGTCGACAATATGCAGAGTAACTCGGCCAACGCGTAGAGAAGTCGTTACCGGGTCATCGCTCTCGTCAAGGACCCTCGTAGGCACGCCGTTGTTCTCACGTGGAGGCCCTCTGACAAACTTGAGCTGCGTCTTCACCCTGGTGGCATGAGCAGCAAGGTCGAGCGAGCCGTTGCCACCTGTGGCCCATTGGTACGAGCTCACAATTGGCTCATCGGAGAGGAGGTCAAAGTTGACGACCTGCGTGGAGGTCAGCTACTTTAATTTGACCCCACAAAACACAGGGCAGGTCAGTGCTAACAGCGTAATAAAGCTAACGGATTCAAAAATCAGCATGATTTCTTTGTAGTTAAAATATGTTTCTCCTGAATTAATAATTTATTCCGTGTTGTCTACTCGGTGAGTAAGCACCCGCTACAGATATTTCTTGGTTACTTCGTTGACACTAGAGGCTCATGGATATGCTtgtaacaagaaaataaaaacaacgcaTTAATTCCGCCCGTGTTTCAGGTGAGACCATCTTGATCGGATAGCAAGCAGAATAGCAAGCATGGCAGGCATAGATGTAAACTATAACTACAACTTTAGACGAGCTGGTTTATTTATATACATATTGATATGTATTTGTATGTATGAAAGTATGTATGTTAGGAGCGTCCCCTTCGAAACGGGGTGGTGACAGGTGCCACCCTGCTCGGTACTTGTTTATCTTTATTTTCTCTAACCGATCTCTATTGTTTAACAGTGTTATCAATAAATATGCCAGTATTCTTTAGAGATCACTTTTATTCATTTTATGCTTGAAAAATTTGGAATCCTGAACTTGTATCCTTACGTCACCACCCCTCTTATGAGCCAACAATCTTCCAATCGGTGTTTGCTAACGTGCACAGCAGAATAATTGACATTATCTTTCTTATATCTGAACCCAATTACCTCTGACACAGTGATTGTACCTGTACCCACATTTTGATGGGTCCTGTCACCTTCTAGCAAAACTTGTTTCCTTGTTCCTACGATTTTGCCACACACTGTAAACGTGTTAGCGGTTAGTACGGCACTTGGAATGCCGTACCCACCGATTATCATAAATGAGTGTCTACTGACACCTAACGCTGTCGTTAATTAACATAATTCAGTGAACTCATtggttgaagtgaatgttgccaAAAAGGTGCTTTAATATTTTTCATGCACGAGCGTTAAGGTAGAAAGCCTAATACAAAGCATATACCCGGTGACTAATAC
This region of Amblyomma americanum isolate KBUSLIRL-KWMA chromosome 5, ASM5285725v1, whole genome shotgun sequence genomic DNA includes:
- the LOC144132860 gene encoding uncharacterized protein LOC144132860, with product MRFNAPLTTFAVLAISCGFVHCLREWCESEHDQRLEQIIQAALSEVPAGHSSAVEDETPNHNSLGFETYRVTGLNHLRRHGPLRSYCGNGTQVVNFDLLSDEPIVSSYQWATGGNGSLDLAAHATRVKTQLKFVRGPPRENNGVPTRVLDESDDPVTTSLRVGRVTLHIVDPNRDKTKATAGFLRHLALAAMEDSWEQLFVPRIVQALKEP